One segment of Actinomyces sp. 432 DNA contains the following:
- a CDS encoding 2-hydroxyacid dehydrogenase: protein MSVYVARLLTDAVTHELDSYAGISFDVGREAPPARAELLERVAGKDAAIVTLTERIDEEFFTAAGPSLKVVANVAVGFDNIDLDAAARHGVTVTNTPGVLDGATADHTFALILALGRRIVEADRFIREGNDWVWGPRMFVGLDISAGATLGIIGLGRIGRAVARRARAFDMRVIATDATRPLGSSVDGVEIVSQEELLATSDVVTLHVPLLPSTRHLINAETLALMKPGAYLVNCARGGIVDEQALIEAIDSGHLRGAAIDTFEGEPRVNPELIAREQVVLTPHTASAGEATRDRMCRLAVDNVIAVLAGREPLTEVKASLPGCGHRVHETERTAP, encoded by the coding sequence ATGTCTGTGTACGTCGCCCGGCTACTGACCGACGCCGTCACCCACGAGCTCGACTCCTACGCCGGGATCAGCTTCGACGTCGGCCGGGAGGCGCCGCCCGCCCGGGCGGAACTGCTGGAACGGGTGGCGGGAAAGGATGCCGCCATTGTCACGCTCACCGAGCGCATCGATGAGGAGTTCTTCACCGCCGCCGGTCCGAGCCTGAAGGTGGTGGCCAACGTGGCCGTCGGCTTTGACAACATCGACCTGGACGCCGCCGCCCGCCACGGGGTCACCGTCACCAACACCCCCGGCGTCCTGGACGGCGCCACCGCCGACCACACCTTCGCCCTGATTCTGGCGCTCGGTCGGCGCATCGTCGAGGCCGACCGCTTCATCCGTGAGGGCAACGACTGGGTGTGGGGGCCGCGCATGTTCGTCGGCCTGGACATCTCCGCCGGGGCAACCCTGGGCATCATCGGTCTGGGCCGCATTGGGCGGGCCGTGGCCAGGCGTGCCCGCGCCTTCGACATGCGCGTCATCGCCACCGACGCGACCCGGCCGCTCGGCAGCAGCGTCGACGGTGTCGAGATCGTCAGTCAGGAGGAACTGCTGGCCACCTCCGACGTGGTCACGCTGCACGTGCCGCTGCTGCCCTCCACGCGTCACTTGATCAACGCCGAGACGCTCGCTCTGATGAAGCCGGGCGCCTACCTGGTCAACTGTGCGCGCGGCGGCATCGTCGACGAGCAGGCGCTGATCGAGGCGATCGACTCCGGGCACCTGCGCGGAGCCGCCATCGACACCTTCGAGGGCGAGCCCCGCGTCAACCCCGAGCTGATCGCCCGGGAGCAGGTGGTGCTCACCCCGCACACCGCCAGCGCCGGTGAGGCGACGCGCGACCGCATGTGCCGCCTCGCCGTCGACAATGTCATTGCCGTACTGGCCGGGCGCGAGCCGCTCACCGAGGTCAAAGCGTCCTTACCAGGCTGCGGGCACCGCGTACACGAGACCGAAAGGACAGCACCATGA
- a CDS encoding LCP family protein has translation MTPSEPSPAAAGIRSRAHQALSAWWARLRAHARRRPALTVILTVLSLGLGLGLGDLGLLHARMDRFDVDMPRQLGASSATADGSTLPQAETWLVIGTDSRTAVPEGPDRYGSVEEAGQGARADVVALVQPAASEVNVLVLPRDLTVAQGQMFDERLATSFLQGPQHTVDSLCSAFGVSTDHVVTVDMAQFADIVDTLGGVDVEVDEPVRDAYSGLQIETAGTQHLSGVDTLALVRSRHPEVLRDGQWVALSEQEGAERRSRFTGVVMRAVLAGMLERAHNPLAVQSLAWTLTGDLGTDVGTGLLDLARLARTVRGAMGADADSGVNLVTVPAGPVGDGFAAPPTDETYATLAAYGYTPGTCTPAD, from the coding sequence ATGACCCCCTCGGAGCCTTCGCCCGCGGCAGCCGGTATTCGCAGTCGCGCCCACCAGGCGCTCTCAGCCTGGTGGGCGCGACTGCGTGCACATGCCCGCCGGCGTCCCGCGCTCACTGTCATACTCACCGTCCTGTCCCTGGGGCTCGGTCTGGGACTCGGTGACCTGGGTCTACTGCATGCCCGCATGGACCGCTTCGACGTGGACATGCCTCGGCAGCTGGGCGCAAGCAGCGCCACCGCCGACGGCAGCACCCTCCCCCAGGCGGAGACCTGGCTGGTGATCGGCACGGACTCGCGCACTGCGGTGCCCGAAGGCCCCGACCGCTACGGCAGCGTGGAAGAAGCGGGGCAGGGAGCGCGCGCCGACGTCGTCGCGCTGGTCCAGCCGGCCGCCTCCGAAGTAAACGTGCTGGTGCTGCCACGCGACCTGACCGTGGCACAGGGGCAGATGTTCGACGAGCGCCTAGCCACATCCTTCCTGCAAGGGCCACAGCACACCGTCGATTCCCTTTGCTCCGCCTTCGGTGTGTCCACCGACCACGTAGTCACGGTCGACATGGCCCAGTTCGCCGACATCGTCGACACCCTGGGCGGGGTCGACGTCGAGGTCGACGAGCCCGTACGCGACGCCTACTCGGGACTCCAGATCGAGACCGCGGGCACGCAGCATCTGAGCGGTGTGGATACCCTGGCACTCGTGCGCTCACGCCATCCGGAGGTCCTGCGCGATGGGCAGTGGGTGGCACTATCAGAGCAGGAGGGCGCCGAGCGGCGCAGCCGCTTCACCGGCGTCGTCATGCGCGCTGTACTGGCAGGGATGCTGGAGCGAGCACACAACCCCCTGGCGGTGCAGTCGCTCGCCTGGACCCTGACCGGAGACCTCGGGACCGACGTCGGCACCGGGCTGCTCGACCTGGCCCGCCTGGCCCGCACCGTGCGCGGCGCCATGGGGGCGGATGCGGACAGCGGGGTGAACCTGGTGACGGTCCCCGCGGGACCGGTCGGGGACGGCTTCGCCGCGCCCCCGACCGACGAGACCTACGCGACCCTGGCCGCCTACGGCTACACCCCCGGCACCTGCACCCCCGCCGACTGA
- a CDS encoding class I fructose-bisphosphate aldolase, protein MSVYSINPIGTTPALGRQLRMRRLLGADGRMMSVALDQAVPRGVAPRLADIKNTFNRIIEGEPDAFAVFKGIAGHLLWDTEITVLLIIKGSTFCVDFHPTYDATVASVHDAIRLGADALAIGISAGSEHQVAMLEMMSATTEEAHKWGMPVICHAYPSGELWGDRKGSTESVIYAARAAAECGTDIVKTWYTGSAAEFKQVVDAVPTPVVAAGGAPAPKPINVLEQAAAVMEAGGVGMTCGRNIWQAEDPAKMVRALRAVVHDGVVPSEAVRLLD, encoded by the coding sequence ATGTCCGTCTACTCCATCAACCCCATCGGCACCACCCCCGCCCTCGGCCGCCAGCTGCGTATGCGCCGCCTGCTCGGCGCGGACGGGCGCATGATGTCCGTGGCCCTGGACCAGGCGGTTCCGCGCGGCGTCGCCCCGCGCCTGGCTGACATCAAGAACACCTTCAACCGGATCATCGAGGGCGAGCCCGACGCCTTCGCCGTCTTCAAGGGCATCGCCGGCCACCTGCTGTGGGACACCGAAATCACCGTCCTGCTCATCATCAAGGGCTCCACCTTCTGCGTCGACTTCCACCCCACCTACGACGCCACCGTCGCCTCCGTCCACGACGCCATCCGCCTGGGCGCCGACGCCCTGGCCATCGGCATATCCGCGGGCTCGGAGCACCAGGTCGCCATGCTGGAGATGATGTCCGCCACCACCGAGGAGGCCCACAAGTGGGGCATGCCGGTCATCTGCCACGCCTACCCCTCCGGCGAGCTGTGGGGTGACCGCAAGGGGTCCACCGAGTCCGTCATCTACGCGGCCCGGGCCGCCGCCGAGTGCGGCACCGATATCGTCAAGACCTGGTACACCGGCTCCGCCGCGGAGTTCAAGCAGGTCGTCGACGCCGTCCCAACGCCCGTGGTCGCCGCCGGCGGCGCCCCCGCCCCCAAGCCCATCAACGTGCTGGAGCAGGCCGCCGCGGTGATGGAGGCCGGCGGTGTGGGCATGACCTGCGGGCGCAACATCTGGCAGGCCGAGGACCCCGCCAAGATGGTGCGGGCGCTGCGCGCGGTGGTGCACGACGGCGTCGTCCCCTCCGAGGCTGTCAGGCTGCTGGACTGA
- a CDS encoding glycerate kinase family protein — protein MKFALAPDSFKENMTALQAAQAMARGVLDVHPDAETVMVPMSDGGEGFVDAVTAAWGAEPVEVPTVDALGRPLRAAYGLDGDRAVMDVASCAGLELIAPADRDVLHSNTAGLGVLIGDAVGRGARRVILGIGGSATNDAGLGMLTALGARLLGEHGEEISPYPDQFDRIVEIDTSGMLPQLAQTRFQVACDVTNPLTGADGATAVFGPQKGVSEELVPILDSALAHVARLSGHEPEAATPGAGAAGGLGFALRAFLGAELEPGVELVAQAVGLADAVVGADLVLTGEGSVDAQTLAGKTPAGVARLAAEAGVPCVVFAGRIKAGAENLLSHGVKNLVKVGPPDEPLEQALRHGQENLRRAVGDYLRR, from the coding sequence ATGAAGTTCGCACTGGCGCCCGACTCCTTCAAGGAGAACATGACGGCCCTGCAGGCCGCCCAGGCGATGGCGCGCGGTGTACTAGACGTGCATCCCGACGCCGAGACGGTCATGGTCCCCATGTCCGACGGCGGGGAGGGCTTCGTGGATGCGGTTACCGCAGCCTGGGGCGCCGAGCCCGTGGAGGTGCCCACCGTCGACGCCCTGGGGCGGCCCCTCCGCGCCGCCTACGGGCTCGATGGCGATCGCGCCGTCATGGATGTGGCCAGCTGCGCCGGCCTGGAGCTCATCGCCCCCGCCGACCGCGACGTCCTGCACTCCAACACCGCCGGGCTGGGAGTGCTCATCGGGGACGCCGTGGGCCGCGGGGCGCGACGCGTCATCCTGGGCATCGGCGGCTCGGCCACAAACGACGCCGGCCTGGGCATGCTCACCGCCCTCGGAGCGCGGTTGCTGGGTGAGCACGGCGAGGAGATCAGCCCCTACCCGGACCAGTTCGACCGCATCGTCGAAATCGACACCTCCGGGATGCTCCCGCAGCTCGCCCAGACCCGCTTCCAGGTGGCCTGCGATGTGACCAACCCGCTCACCGGCGCCGACGGCGCCACCGCCGTATTCGGCCCCCAGAAGGGCGTTAGCGAGGAGCTCGTGCCCATTCTGGATAGTGCCTTGGCACACGTGGCTCGCCTATCCGGCCACGAGCCGGAGGCGGCCACGCCCGGGGCGGGAGCCGCGGGCGGACTCGGCTTCGCCCTGCGGGCCTTCCTCGGCGCGGAGCTCGAGCCCGGAGTCGAGCTGGTGGCCCAGGCGGTCGGCCTCGCCGACGCCGTCGTCGGGGCGGACCTGGTGCTGACCGGGGAGGGCTCGGTGGACGCCCAGACCCTGGCGGGCAAGACGCCCGCCGGGGTGGCCCGGCTTGCCGCGGAGGCGGGCGTGCCCTGCGTCGTCTTCGCCGGGCGCATCAAGGCCGGTGCTGAGAACCTGCTCTCCCACGGAGTCAAGAATCTGGTCAAGGTTGGTCCACCCGACGAGCCCCTGGAACAGGCCCTGCGCCACGGCCAGGAGAACCTGCGCCGCGCTGTCGGCGACTACCTGCGGCGCTGA
- a CDS encoding FGGY-family carbohydrate kinase, producing MMSTFVGIDLGTSATKAVVGIDVHCPVAVPLDAAGRACGLGVVWDNNILRYYFNQFSDQRSEQALAATGNHPSQSTFMALAHPYLRNHDADAFARMVTFGMAGTWLGALLTGETALDPTQASYSGIFNTLEPERGWIQETVELLGIDPDTLPPVKHAVQILGTVTPQAAADFGLPAGIPVSVGSADTPAASYALGTRPGTKPFFIMGTTHVINSCLDAPDTRATALQRCGNRPGEWLINGVTNGGDALATGALAAGFGEAGGGVAEMIRTAYDISREDAVTAPFFIPHVMRERGPLWFEAPCARLVDITRETSRAQVARGIADVVLPEIVSRRVSPRPDWVAINDDRWDAFRASWTDATGREPLPEI from the coding sequence ATGATGAGCACATTCGTCGGAATCGACCTGGGGACCTCGGCCACCAAGGCCGTCGTCGGCATCGACGTCCACTGCCCGGTCGCCGTGCCTCTGGACGCGGCCGGGAGGGCCTGCGGACTGGGAGTGGTTTGGGACAACAACATCCTGCGCTACTACTTCAACCAGTTCTCGGATCAGCGCTCGGAGCAGGCGCTCGCGGCCACGGGGAACCACCCCTCGCAGTCGACCTTCATGGCCCTGGCTCACCCCTACCTGCGCAATCACGACGCCGACGCCTTCGCACGCATGGTCACATTCGGCATGGCCGGCACCTGGCTCGGCGCCCTGCTGACGGGCGAGACTGCACTGGACCCCACGCAGGCCTCCTACTCCGGCATCTTCAACACACTGGAGCCGGAGCGGGGATGGATCCAGGAGACCGTCGAGCTGCTTGGCATCGACCCGGACACGCTCCCGCCGGTCAAGCACGCGGTGCAGATCCTCGGCACGGTCACACCGCAGGCGGCCGCAGACTTCGGTCTGCCCGCCGGCATCCCCGTGTCGGTCGGCTCGGCCGACACCCCGGCGGCCTCCTACGCCCTGGGCACCAGGCCCGGCACCAAGCCCTTCTTCATCATGGGCACCACCCACGTGATCAACTCCTGCCTGGACGCTCCGGACACGCGTGCCACCGCCCTGCAGCGCTGCGGCAACCGGCCGGGGGAGTGGCTGATCAATGGGGTGACCAACGGCGGCGACGCCCTGGCCACCGGGGCGCTGGCGGCCGGCTTCGGCGAGGCCGGCGGCGGTGTCGCCGAGATGATCCGCACCGCCTACGACATCTCCCGCGAGGACGCGGTCACGGCACCGTTCTTCATCCCGCACGTCATGCGGGAGCGGGGGCCGCTGTGGTTCGAGGCGCCCTGCGCCCGGCTGGTGGATATCACCCGCGAGACGTCTCGCGCGCAGGTGGCCCGCGGCATCGCCGACGTCGTGCTGCCGGAGATCGTCTCCCGGCGAGTCAGCCCACGGCCGGACTGGGTGGCCATCAACGATGACCGCTGGGACGCCTTCCGCGCCTCCTGGACCGACGCGACCGGGCGCGAACCCCTGCCGGAGATCTGA